The genome window CCCGGCAGCACCTCGCGGCCCGAGCGTGCCGAACCCGCTCCCTTCCCCCCCGCCACAACCCCTCCGTCCCGGCACCAGCCCCGCTCAGAGGCCCCCGTCTCCCTCTCCGCACACCGAGCGGCCCCGGCGAGGCCCGGGGGCGCCTCCTCCACCCGGGGCGGCCTCGGGCCGGGAGAAGGGAGGCGGCGAGGGGACGGAGGCCGCGGCCGGGGCCGTACCTGCGCCGTGACCCAACGCGGCGGCCGCACCGGGGGCTCCGCAGCGCGCCGCCACCGGGGGGTGTCGGAAATGGCAGTAGGGCCGGCGGCAGGGGGggcccccggccggccccgaCCCCCCGGAGCCGAGGAAGGGGCAGTCGATGCCGCGGAAGTAGCCGCTGGAGCGCAGCatggcggcggcgccgggcggcaCCGGGCACCGCGCTCCCGCCTCAGCGCCCCGggcccgccgccatcttgggaGCGCCGCAGCCCGGCCCGCGAGGCCCCCCCCCCGCGACGCCGCTGCCAGCACCGGGCTGTCCGCGGCGCGCCTgagcgggcggggaggggaaatggcgggcggggccgcgggggggtGCGGGAGGAAAatggcgggcgggcggcgcggggagTGaacgggggggctgggggctgatcCCGGCTGAGGGCACGGGGTTGTGCGGCGCGAGGGAGGCCTCGTGGAGGTCTGCggcttcctcacgaggggagcggagctctgctctctggggacagcgacaggacctgagggaacggcacggagctgggacaggggagggtcaggctgggggttagggaaaggttctgcacccagaggtggtcgggcactgggacaggctgcccagggcagcgggcacagcaccgagctgctggagctcaagaagcgtttggacatCGCTCTTGGGCACACGGTGTGATTCTTGGGTGGTCCTCTGGGGTCCCAGGAGTTGCTCTCAGCAGTCCCTGCCACTCAGGACACTGCGTGTTGTGGTGATTCTGGGAAGACTCGggcctccctccttctccccacGAACACTTGTCACACCTGTGTTCAGCGGGGAACCTGAACGTTGCAGCGGTCATTTGTCAGCACCAGAGCAGGGACTCGGGGCTGGCCCTGAGGGGTCGGCTTAGGTGaggggcacccacagctcctggcagcccccAAAATGGCCTCAGCCTTGAAGTTTTGGAGGAGGGAGCCTGCCCTCATCCCACTCTGGGAGCGGTGCATCCCCAGCAAAGGAGGCCAGGTTGGGacaacagcaagaaacaaagcCCTTCCAGGAGAAATCCCACCACGTGCAGGCAGAAGCCACAGTTCAGAGACAAGGGATGATCCAGGAAAGCTTCATCCCACATGAAAGTGAGGATAGAAGACAGAGTGGAAAGTACTGGGGAGGTGCAGGGAGCCAGCTGGATGACAGAGAAAGGTACACAGCTGGTGGGAGGAGGAATTTGTGGCCCCAAGGAAGGACAAAAGAAGGATGACAGAATTCATGGTTCATAGccatcttaaaacaaacaaacaaaaaacctttatTCTCAATGATCCTTCCTGTATGTCATCCACCCACCCGGCCCCAGTATCCCAGCAGAGCAAACCCAGCTGCTGAAGGTGAGGGAGGAacccacctcctgctcctggacAAAGCACAGGGAAAATTGAGCAAGGAACCAATGCCCCAGCACTTCCAGGGCTTTGGAAAACCTGAATGATCAATGAAAAGCATCGCTAAAGCTCCTCCCAGCAGAAGGAAGCACATGTGCACCACCGCATACCTCATTCCCTTTCAGACTCTTCAGTTATAGTCCAAAAATGCAGGATAGAGATTTTCCAAAAGTTTAACACAGatgtttcatttagaaaatgatttctgacCCCCAAACATGGTTATTTTTGGCAGCAAGGAGACCTTTCTGGTAATCCCCATCCCTTGCTGCTGGAGCAAGTGGCACCCATTAGGAAAAGTCACACAAGCACATGTGGGCTGAGGGCTCATCTCAGCACCACTACAGACAAACACAACAACtgcatatacatatttttttaaaccaggagGGTGGAAACACCAGGGGATAGCAGCTTTCCTCGGGCAGAAACATGCCACCAACACAAAGTGCTTTACGAGGTACCAGGCAGTGCTCACACCAAGCATCCCCACGCACACTCCTGCCAGCCAGCTCTCTGCCTCCCACAAGCACTAAAAAAGAAAGCCGTTCTTTCCCCAAAAAGagacagcatttttatttttatgagaaagaaatttattttatataacatCAGCTCTAATAGAGAAGACTATATAGATACATTGCATATGCAGACACACTAAATAATGTTGTTTCCCTGCCTTATAATTCTTGCCCCAAGTTTACTCAACTCAGAAGCtgacaaaataatataaaatactatAAGGTAAACCATTTCTGCCCAGACTTGCAGGATCCCATGTGAAATAACTACCCCAAATCGATTCAGGCTGTCTCTTCCCTCACATGTGTACGTGATGGTGCTGGCTCAGCTCCTCTGAGCATGTAGACGCTGCAGTCGGACCAGGTACAGGGAAACGGGCACTTGCCTTCAGGGCAGAGAGTGAGGGGGGCAAGCACCTTtcgggggggctcagcaccccagATGAGTTCCTCCAACGCTGCTGAGGGACCCCCAGATCAACTACTGGGTTCCCAAGACTGACCCCATCTCCCCCACAATGCTCCCACCTCCTCACAAAATACcctgatttaatttaaataaggAACAGGGCTGGGACAGACAGACCTATGCATGTGCCagcttttaaactgaaagcCTTGCTGCAAAACTAGAAGTGCTGGCTTAAAAATGACACATAAAGGGGTTTCACACCTTTTCAACATCCTGTTTCTCAAGGAAGGTTGCTGCTTGCATTTTCCCCATCCCATTTCAACCCTCTTTTAAAAACTAGCGTACTGCCAAGCTGTGAGCCCCGAGCCCTGTAAGACATgccctgcagaggaaaaagctgcCAAAAAGCCATCCCTGGCCCTCCAAATCCCCCCTTTTCTATCTCCCTGGCTTGGCCCAGGGGATTTGCAGGGGAGGCCAAGGCACCGGGCAGCCTCCACAGCCACCCCACCTCCAGGGAAAGGACATGGGGTGCACAGGGTGCCCACAAATGCCTCAGCACCCactgggatggggagagggaacCCGGGTGCCAGAGCTGCACCCTCCAATTTGGGCTGCCCAAACTCAGTCCCAGGTTTCCATCCCGTTACAAAGCCTGGGCCACCCCGTTGTGGGGACGGCACAGGGTCAGCACCCAAAACACCTCCCACAAGGAGGGGGTCTCAGGAGCCCCAGCAGGCACTTGGTCCCCCATTTCTCCCCTATTTCCCACCCAAAATAATCTCACTTTCAGGAGCAGAGTGAATTTTATCAAGTTTTTCAGGggaaaagatcaaaaaaaaacccaTCAAACAGAAATCTTCATATTTTGGTCACTGAATGCTTCTCGTGTTGCAAATCTCCATTTGTTGCATGTTATTGTGTGTCACCATAAAAATGTAACTCCCAGGGCAGGTTTCTGCTCCACGCGGCAAGTTTAGCACCTTTTCTCCACATCCACATGGAAAACTTCCTTTTGTCCCAGCACAGGCCCTGACACCCAGTGAAATGTGCCACCACAGAGtttataaagtttaaaaaaaaaaaaaaaaaagaagaaaaggaaaaaaagaaaaggcgATTTCTCAGAGCTGCTAAAACTTCCTCCTGCAGAGTCGTCTCTTCACAGGGACCGGCTCTTCAGTGCGTGGGGTGATGCCTGTCCTGTTCCCCCCATCCTggcaccccctgccctgcatCCCCCCAACTCCAGGGTTGCTCCAGCCCCCCGAGGACGCCCCCAGCCCTAcaggagatgctccagcccccagggtgctcccagccccgctggctCCCTGGTCTCGCATGCACCGTGTCCAGGCGTCGTTGCGGCAGGGCTGTGGCAGCCCGTGGGCCTCCCTTCACCGTCCCAGCCTCCAGGCATCGCTCAGGCATAGGATGACAAAGGGAAGCTCACAGGGGGCGAGGGGCCGCCGGCCCCGCAATCCTCTGGTGGGGACGGGACGCGCTCctgcagagggaggagagaagtgagccgggaggggaggaaagCGGGCAGGAGCCTGGGGGAGCCGAGGGGTCCCCAAATCTGCGGCCATGGGAAGCGGCAACCAGCCCATGGCCAGTGCCAGCCAACGGCCccagtgctgcttctgcccagggggtggtttggggtgcaggcagggggaCGCGCACATGGGCAGCACCGTGTGCCGGGGATGTACGTCAGTGCATGGGTGTGCACAAATGGGTGTGCAAACTGAGGGGGCAAGGAGTGTGCCACTGAAAAAGGCAGCGTGggaactgtgtgtgtgtgcacgtgtgtgcacGTGTGCCCCCGTGGGTGTGCGTGCAGGTGTGCTCACCTGCCTGTGCACACGCCTGCAGGCACACATAGCGCACACACGTGAGTGTGCTGAGCTGTGTGGGTACCCCCATGGGTGTACACCTGCAGAGGCCTGGCCCAGGCACTTGCCAGGACCAACCCGCCATAGGGGAACCCCGGGGACCCCCAGGACCCCACCACCCCCTGCAGCGTAGGGTGGGGGTGCCCCGGCTGCACCCCgagctccctcctgcccaggaCACGATGCTGCCACCGCCATCACCGTCTCTCCGCAGGGCCGGTCTCTACTCCAGGATGCTCGCAGCAACGTTGCTGCCCTGGGGCAGGTgggccctgctcccccagcgCCACCaccgtccccatcccctgctgtccccaccagcccccagTTTGCTGCCTCACTCACCTGGTGGGGAAGAGCcgggtgctgctgccagagcatcgcgtcctctcctctcctcgtccttgccttccctttccccttccctccatcTTAGCCGGCGCCGTGCAGAGCCCCTCGCCCTGGCTTCCCTCCTCCAGCGCCCTCCTcagtccccagccccagcgcggATGGGACCCTTCCCCGCTGCCCTTTTATACCATCTTTGTTCATATGACAAGCACGTGAAAAACCAGAGCAGGGCTTGGAAAAAAGCTCCTTAAGACGCTTGAATTCAGTTTCCTGGATCCCATGACTGAGCTCGGGCTGTGAGCGTGGTCTCATGACTGTGGCACACAGGCCCCGGCCGTCAAAAGGCTCCTTTATGCCCCAAAAGCCTTAAACCCCTCTTGGCCGGTCACTCAGCGAGCCCCAGGTCCTCCATGCCCAGCCTGGGCCGCAGCCCCATCGGCACCGGCATCGCACCTCTGCCAGGGGCGCCCCAGCAGGGCCGTCCTTGTCCCCCGAGGAGCTCCGAGGTGTCCGGGGCGTCCCCTCCCACAGCCACTGCACGCACACGTACAGacacacacaagcacagacGTACAGATGTACACACGtgtacagacacacacacatgtacagaCATACACACTCCCCAGCCCAGCCGTGTGCCCGTGACTGCAGCAAGGGGAGCAGGAGCCGCGTTTGCTTCCAGGCTGGGGGCTTCCAGGTGGCCCAAGGGGacccctgccctgtcccctctTCTGTGCTGAGGGAACCTGGGCACTTGGAGGCCTGACTCTGCTCTTTGCCTCCTCCACGCCCTGCAGGTTTTGGCTGGGTCCCCCAGCGGCACCCCCTGGGCACCAGACCCCGTCCCACCCAGCCCgtttccctcccctcccggtGTTCCCAAACTGCGGCACCAGCGGCAGGGAGAGAAGTGACATCCCAGTGGTTCCCAGCCCAGTGTGGCCCCAATGGTGGGGGACACCGGACCCAGGACCCCTGAGGTGGGTCTGGCTCAGGCATTTTGGGgtctctgcagctccctccttGGGCCTGTGTAAGGACCAAGCCCTCTCGACCAGGACCAGCAAAGGGTCCGGCCCCAGAAAGCCCCAATCTCAAACCACGGGGGAGCCCCCACTGGGTCTAAACTTTATGGACTGAGCTgaacttttctgcctttttgcttttttcttctcttaactGAGATGCAGTAAATACAAGCGCAAGCTGCCCTCATGTCCCCCCAGATGCCACCGCCAGCCCCGGGACATCCCGCCGGCGATGCAGAGCCGCTCCAAAGCATCCGCAGCTCAACAGGAAACAGGCAGCAGTAAGAGGATAAAAATACACTCGGTGCGAACAAAACACCTCTGTGCCGGGATTAGGGCgctgcaggctgctccagccccgctAATCGGGGTCGGGGCTGGCGGCACTGGGGCTGGGTGACCGCAGCGGCTTCCAGCAGACGTGTGAGCCCGAGGCTGTCGCAGCCGCGCGGCGAGGTGAAGGGAAGGCTGGGGGACGCTCAGGGAGAGCTCGGGCATCCCAGCTGCCAAAATCCCCCGGGAGAATGGGAGACAACCCGAAGCTGCCCCCCAAATCCTCCTGTAGTGCCTGCAGAGTCCCACTGCCAAGGAAGGGTCCCCCCACCTCCATCGCACAGCAGAAGGGACGTGGCTTCGGATGCCACAGGGGCgctgggggcagcagctgaGGGGTGCGTGGGGAGCAGGGACCTCTGTGCCCCCCACCCAAACAATAGGGGCATTTGAGCGCTCCGAGTGCGGGGCCACAGCAAGGCCCCACCGCGAGGCCCCTCTGAGTGCAGCTTAAGGAGATTATCGCTCCTCACATGAGCGATAGGAGAAGGGGACAGGAGGGTGACAGGGACACAGCAGGGAAACGACGCCTAGGAGGCCCCTGAGTTCCCCCTGGCAGCTAGGAGAGCCAGAGCGGTGCTTTGTGGTTTGAGCCAGCGACGAGGGATGTGCGGGAACACCTCAGCCACTTCCAGCAGCTCATCCCAGGGTGATCTCGGAGCAGGCTTGCACCCCAAAAGCACAAACCTGAGCGCTGTGTCCTTGTGTGGGGCAAAAcagccccatccccaggcaggAGGGGGACATCCCACGCACCCATCCCTGTGGCCAGCGCacgcccctgcagcccctcgcTGTACCTGGAATCAGAGGGGTCCCTGTGCAGTCAGCAGCACggctgggagcagagccggTCAAAAACAAGATTCGCCCCCGCTTTCCCTCACAGACCTGAGGGTGGTCCCAGGAGGGGGGTCCACAACAGCCCCCCGCAGTGGGGACGCATCCAGGCACAACCCAGGAGAGGCATCGGCTGccgggggaaggagaggggctggaaccgtggggctggggcagggggagcagccccaggcagccccagaaGGGTGCACGCAGGTAAAATGTTAAACCTCAGCTCTTTATTTGGTGCCCGGTTTCCTCACCCCGCTCCCCGAGGGAACCGAGAGCAAGGGGCAGGGGAGAAGTGTCAGAGGGGGAGACCTGAACGCAGGGAGCGCTCCgagaaggcagagcagggccagAGCTGAGGGGGGGTGAGGCAGAGGGCACCCCTCCATGCATCCCCAACCTCCCCTGGGGAAGCAGCTCTGTCCAGCCAGAGCCGAGCACCAGGCACCCTGCTGCCATCACCAGCGCCAGTCCCAGAAGCCCCCTCGGGAACAGGAGCTGCCACCTCCTCCGTCCTGCAGCGGGGCACACATCACGCAGCGAcgctgggggggggaggacaggCTCccgctctgctgctgcccccggCCCAGCCCCTCTCCAACTCGCCTTATTGCTATAGTCAGAGCAGCGGAGCAGCCAGGAGTAATCGGAGAGTGTTGTTTTAGGAGAGGGGACAAGGACGTGTCCGAAGCCGAGGATTCGCCATCAGGAGGGTGGGCTCTCGTCTGtccggggaggggggaaggagcgAGCTGCCGTCTCTTGCCAGCCTGGCCGGTGGTGCCGGCAGCGCCGGGGCTGacgcagggagggaggagagctgcGCCCGCGTCCCGCAGGAAACGCGCCGTCTGCTCAAGCCGTCTCCCGAGGCTGAGGCTGTACAAACTCACTGTACCTCCAGCAGAAGGGACCGGGGGGCGCTGGGAGAACGGACGTGCACACAGAAACCCCCATCCCGCCCTGCGGCTAGTTGCGTTGGCTGGCCAGCTCCTGGGAGATGAATTTCCGAAGGCGCTCGAGGTACTGGCTGTACAGTTCAATGTCATTGTGCCCGGCCCCATCCACCCACAGCGGCTCCACAGCCTTGGGGCAGCGTTCAAAGAGTGCCAGGCCATGGGAGAAGTCGATGACTTCGTCCTCCGTGCCGTGGATGATGAGGACCGGAGAGGTGATTTTGGAGATCTTCTCAATGCTGTCAAGAAGGTGGGTGGGGAAGAGACGAGAGAGGGGGTAAGCACAAGGATCGAGGCACCCCGGTTCCTTCTGCCCCCTGAAACAGCCCCTCAGGTAAAGGCACCAGGAAATGCTCTCTGATCACAGCAGAGCGCAGggatgcagagctgctgctagTGCTGAGCTCTGGAACAAGATCCCCGCCAGCGTGACAGACGAGGACCAGACAGCAGTGACAACAGCCCCACGGGACCCAGGCAGGGCCAAGGGAAACCGCTCCAGGACAGCGCGATCCTGCATGGGGATCAGCCGTGCCGCGCTGAGGGGCAGGGAAGAGCGGCTGTTCTCAGCCCGGCCCCCGAGGCCCCGCACACAAAGGCCGAGCGAGGCCGTCGGGACGCGGAGTGTGGGCTGGGGGCCTCCCAGCCACCGCTTCCAGCTCAGGGACCGTCCCTTGGGCCCCGCTGGCCTGGCTGCAAGGGAGAGGCAAAGCAAGAGCTCGTCCTGCCTGGAGACACCACCCCAGCCCTCctcggggggtgggggggggtggggggggagggagccCAAAATACTGCCCTTGAGGGAGAGACAGGTCCCAGAGACCCCCCCAGGGACTTGAGATACACAGTGAGGGGCCAGGGGGATGGCCCCAGTGCTGACAGGCAAAAGGGACAGGGTGGCTGGGAGGCGATGCCACCAGGGGGTGTGGGGTGGACACACAACATGGCCCTCAGGAGGCGGCACAGCAACTGCAGAAAGGGTTACCGATCCCCCTCATGGGCCTAAATGCAAGGCAGGAGGATCCTGATGGGCACGTTTAAGGCTATCATAGGAAACGGGTCCCCCATTTTCCCCATAACCCCTCTTTGTGGTCAGGGCTGGTGTTGAGGACAGAGCTGGTCCGGGCACTGCCCCTCCAGAGGTGAGCCGCGCCCCAGTCCCTCGTCCTCAGGCCACCTACTTGGGGAAGGCATCGAACCAGTAGGTCTTCTTGGTCTCGGGGAAGGCGACTCTCATGCCAGAGGTGAGCGGGGAGTGGAGCACGATGGCAGCGCACTCGTAGCGGGAAGCCAGATCAACCGTGGGCACCGTGCCGATGCTTTGTCCATACAAAATGATGTTCTCCGGGCTGATCCCGTACCTAGGAGAGGAGAGGGCGGGTCAGTGCCCACGCGTCGGGCAGCGGAGTCACGTCGCCAGGAGACGCCTGCTCCGgccacagcacaggcagggtgGAAAACGAGGGAAGGCAGCGGGGACAGCCCCAACTCCTCCAGGCTGTGCCCAAAGCAGCTGCCCTGcatccccagctgcctgctAACGCTGTAGCAATTAGCGCTAATTAAGAGCCGCACACAGCTTCCCCAGCTGGAGTACCAACCCCCGGGATAATCATGTCTGGGAGGCGGAGGGGCCGTCCCCACCACGGACCTGGAGCCGCCTGGGCTGAGCAGCCGGGTGAGCTGTGGGGGTGTCAGGGATCAGCCTCGCTGGCAGCGGGGGGGTCACAGCCCCCCAGTGCAGCAGCCAGACCTTGGGCAAGCTGCGAGCCAGGCCCAGCTCCCACCAGGGCTCGGCGTGGGCACGACAGAGCACAGCTTGTGCCAGACGTGGGGACCACCGCATCCCCGTGAGCCTCAAAGCAGCCACCCCGAGCAAGGCCAGACCCCGCAGCAACCCCACAGCTCCGGGTCCCCCCCGCTCGCAGGctttccgccccccccccctcccgttCCGAGCAGCCTGGGCCCCTCTCGGGGagatttcctgttttccagagCTCTGGCCCGCAGGGTTTTCCCGGCGGCCTTGGCAGCTGCACGCGCCCCCACCAGGGACACCTCAGCGCTCATCACCGCAACGCGGCGGCGGCAGACAGTGATCGCACGCCGCCCACGCGCGCCGCCCACGCGCACCGGGGAGCCTGGAGCCACGGCGCAAGCATGGTGCTGAACCCAGCACCCCGCGCTGCCTCCCGACCCGAGCCCGCTTCATCCtgccctccccggccccgctcaccgCGTCCGCAGCGCCTGCCACGCGGCGTCGATGTCGGAGTAGAGGTTCCTCTCCGAGGGCTTGCCCGTGCTGGCGCCGTAGCCCGAGTAGTCGTAGGAGAAGATGTTGCAGTTGATGCGGGTGCCCAGCCCGATGTAGAAGCTGCTCATCTGCCCCAGGTCCACGGCGTTGCCGTGCGAGAAGAGCACCGTGTACCTGCAGCGCCGGGGCGAGACAGGCATGGAGGGTTAATGGGGGACACTGCCGGGGTGCCCGGGACATCCCTTTTGGAGACCGAAAGCCAAAGCCCAGCACCCAGAAGGCCACGAGAAGGTCCCTGCGACAGCCCCGGCCCgagcccagagctgcccccAACCTCCCTCACCGCCTGGGGCTCGCTACCAGCCGAAACAGGCAGCCCATGGGCAGGATGCTTTTGTTGGAAGTTTTTGAGTCTATTTTTGGTAGAAAGCTCAGGATTTGGGGCCATTCGCCCAATGGGGATTTAAAGTACAGATTctgacagcagctttttttctctcctgagcCTGGCGAGATACCAGACCTTGGGAGAGAAGTGAATTGTGGGAGTGACAACACGCAAAAAATTTCCACCATAAGGGGAAAAACAATGTTAATCATAAAAAT of Cygnus atratus isolate AKBS03 ecotype Queensland, Australia chromosome 26, CAtr_DNAZoo_HiC_assembly, whole genome shotgun sequence contains these proteins:
- the ABHD17A gene encoding alpha/beta hydrolase domain-containing protein 17A, yielding MNGLSISQLCCLFCCPPCPSRIAAKLAFLPPEPTYAVVPEPEPVGSTSTGSLRGGAAGRWKLHLKDRADFQYSQRELDNIEVFVTKSSRGNRIGCMYVRCVPGARYTVLFSHGNAVDLGQMSSFYIGLGTRINCNIFSYDYSGYGASTGKPSERNLYSDIDAAWQALRTRYGISPENIILYGQSIGTVPTVDLASRYECAAIVLHSPLTSGMRVAFPETKKTYWFDAFPNIEKISKITSPVLIIHGTEDEVIDFSHGLALFERCPKAVEPLWVDGAGHNDIELYSQYLERLRKFISQELASQRN